One genomic window of Bartonella sp. HY038 includes the following:
- a CDS encoding SPFH domain-containing protein: protein MALQGMGIALIILAALIILTLFKGIKTVPQGYNYTVERFGRYTRTMAPGLNLIVPFIDSVGAKISIMEQVLDIPTQEVITKDNASVSVDAIAFYQVLNAAQAAYQVSDLEYAIINLTMTNIRTVVGSMDLDELLSNRNIINDRLLQVVDVAAHPWGLKMTRVEIKDIQPPRDLTEAMNRQMKAERDKRAQVLEAEGDRNANILRAEGLKQAQILEAEGKREAAYREAEARERLAEAEAKATEAVSRAIAEGDVQAINYFVAQKYTEALGKIGSANNNKIVLMPFEASSLIGSLGGIGAIAKEVFGGDSKPSTKPVQRRAGFDNE from the coding sequence ATGGCGTTACAAGGAATGGGCATCGCCCTTATTATCTTAGCTGCCCTTATCATTCTTACCTTATTTAAAGGTATTAAAACGGTACCGCAGGGCTATAATTATACGGTCGAGCGCTTTGGTCGTTACACACGAACAATGGCACCAGGCCTTAACCTCATCGTCCCATTCATCGACAGCGTCGGGGCGAAAATTTCGATCATGGAACAGGTTCTTGATATCCCAACCCAAGAAGTTATCACCAAAGACAATGCATCTGTGTCAGTTGATGCTATTGCCTTTTATCAAGTGCTTAACGCTGCACAAGCTGCCTATCAAGTATCTGATCTCGAATACGCAATCATCAACCTAACCATGACCAATATTCGTACTGTTGTTGGTTCTATGGATCTTGATGAACTCTTGTCTAACCGTAACATCATCAATGACCGCCTATTGCAAGTGGTTGATGTTGCTGCTCATCCATGGGGCCTAAAAATGACCCGTGTGGAAATCAAGGATATCCAACCGCCACGCGATTTGACCGAAGCGATGAATCGCCAAATGAAGGCAGAACGCGATAAGCGTGCGCAAGTACTTGAAGCTGAAGGTGACAGAAACGCAAATATCCTGCGCGCAGAAGGCTTGAAGCAAGCGCAAATTTTGGAAGCTGAAGGTAAAAGAGAAGCTGCTTACCGCGAAGCTGAAGCGCGTGAGCGTTTGGCTGAAGCAGAAGCAAAGGCAACAGAGGCAGTCTCTCGGGCAATTGCCGAAGGCGATGTGCAGGCTATCAATTATTTCGTAGCGCAAAAATATACCGAAGCGTTAGGCAAAATCGGTTCAGCCAATAATAATAAGATTGTGTTAATGCCATTTGAAGCATCATCGCTCATTGGCTCTCTCGGTGGCATTGGTGCCATCGCCAAGGAAGTATTTGGCGGCGATTCAAAACCATCAACCAAACCAGTACAAAGACGCGCTGGCTTTGACAACGAATAA
- the hemH gene encoding ferrochelatase, translated as MQPARKSKIGVLLVNLGTPNGTDYWNMRKYLSQFLSDKRVIEWPSFVWQPILQAIVLSIRPKKSGAAYDRVWFKETNESPLRHYTRLQAERLAAQLQDLNNDDTIVVDWAMRYGQPSIDQVTSRLLQQGCDKIVLFPLYPQYSATTTATVNDAFFDALKTHRVQPAIRTVPSYPDHPVYIDALAQSIDNHLATLDFTPDVLVASYHGIPQSYAKRGDIYPQDCAKTTNALRQKMGLGEDKLLMTFQSRFGPEEWLQPYSDKTIDELPTKGIKSIAVFNPGFVSDCLETVDEIGHEAAESFHENGGVNFSHIPCLNASDLGIKIIETLVRQELSGWVK; from the coding sequence ATGCAGCCAGCGCGTAAGTCAAAAATTGGTGTCCTTCTTGTTAATCTTGGGACACCAAATGGAACAGACTATTGGAATATGCGTAAATATCTATCGCAATTTTTATCAGATAAACGTGTTATTGAATGGCCAAGTTTCGTTTGGCAGCCGATCTTACAAGCCATTGTTTTAAGCATTCGCCCTAAAAAATCTGGCGCAGCTTATGATCGTGTTTGGTTTAAGGAAACCAATGAATCGCCATTACGCCATTATACGCGCTTGCAAGCAGAAAGACTGGCAGCGCAATTACAAGATCTTAACAATGATGACACCATAGTCGTCGATTGGGCGATGCGTTACGGACAGCCATCGATCGACCAGGTGACAAGCAGATTATTACAGCAAGGCTGCGATAAGATTGTATTATTTCCGCTTTATCCGCAATATTCAGCAACAACTACGGCGACGGTGAATGATGCGTTTTTTGACGCTTTAAAAACCCATCGGGTGCAACCAGCTATTCGTACGGTGCCGTCTTATCCCGATCATCCTGTTTATATTGATGCTTTGGCACAATCTATTGATAATCATTTGGCAACGCTCGATTTTACACCAGATGTTCTGGTCGCTTCCTATCATGGTATTCCACAAAGTTACGCAAAACGCGGTGATATTTATCCGCAAGATTGCGCAAAAACTACCAATGCTTTACGGCAAAAAATGGGCTTAGGGGAAGATAAGCTGCTAATGACCTTTCAATCACGTTTTGGTCCTGAAGAATGGTTGCAGCCCTATAGTGATAAAACAATTGATGAATTGCCTACAAAGGGGATAAAATCCATTGCGGTGTTTAATCCAGGCTTTGTGTCTGATTGTCTTGAAACCGTTGATGAAATTGGCCATGAAGCAGCCGAAAGCTTTCATGAAAATGGCGGGGTTAATTTTTCACACATTCCATGTCTCAATGCGAGTGATTTGGGTATAAAAATTATTGAAACACTCGTGCGTCAAGAATTATCTGGCTGGGTGAAATAG
- the panB gene encoding 3-methyl-2-oxobutanoate hydroxymethyltransferase — MSKPITIRRKTAPQIQAQKGQTPIVSLTAYHVFMAQIADEYCDFLLVGDSVGMVVHGLSSTIPVTLEMMITHGQAVMRGTQRAMVIIDMPFGSYEESPEQAFRNAARIMQETGCGGVKLEGGMKQAATVKFLTARGIPVMGHIGLTPQSFNTFGGFKTQGRNEESWQEIEKDAKAIEEAGAFAVVIEGVVEPLAKKITQMVTIPTIGIGASNACDGQVLVMEDMLGMSNHKAKFVRQYAHFEHAMDKAFARYAEDVKNRTFPSEDEVYR, encoded by the coding sequence ATGAGCAAACCCATCACTATTCGCCGCAAAACTGCCCCACAAATTCAAGCACAAAAGGGGCAGACACCGATTGTGTCCTTGACGGCCTATCATGTTTTTATGGCACAGATTGCTGATGAATATTGTGATTTCCTGCTGGTTGGCGATAGTGTCGGAATGGTTGTTCATGGTTTATCTTCAACAATTCCCGTTACACTTGAGATGATGATCACTCATGGCCAAGCTGTCATGCGTGGTACGCAAAGGGCTATGGTTATTATTGATATGCCATTCGGCTCTTATGAAGAATCGCCTGAACAAGCCTTTCGCAATGCGGCGCGTATTATGCAAGAAACTGGTTGCGGCGGGGTTAAGCTTGAAGGAGGCATGAAACAGGCTGCAACCGTGAAATTTTTAACCGCGCGGGGCATTCCTGTCATGGGGCATATTGGATTAACTCCGCAATCTTTTAACACCTTTGGCGGCTTTAAGACGCAAGGGCGTAACGAAGAAAGCTGGCAAGAAATTGAAAAAGATGCAAAGGCCATTGAAGAAGCAGGGGCTTTTGCGGTAGTTATTGAAGGTGTGGTCGAGCCGTTAGCTAAAAAAATAACCCAGATGGTTACAATTCCAACAATTGGTATTGGCGCATCTAATGCCTGTGATGGTCAAGTATTAGTTATGGAAGATATGCTCGGTATGAGCAATCATAAAGCTAAATTTGTGCGCCAATATGCTCATTTTGAACATGCGATGGACAAAGCTTTTGCCCGATATGCTGAAGATGTTAAAAATCGTACCTTTCCTAGCGAAGATGAGGTTTACCGCTAG
- a CDS encoding NfeD family protein, with amino-acid sequence MLDFFEILGYWCWLIAGFILLVLELFVAGVYLMWFGLAAIATAIVVWLLEGHFPIFAMWQTQLFIFIIFSVITVLIGVKLNQKSKMTDAPFLNNRTEELIGYVSTLEEPIINGKGRLRIGDSLWNIIGPDLPQGTTVRIKSYQNGFFEVESIN; translated from the coding sequence ATGTTAGATTTTTTTGAAATACTTGGTTATTGGTGCTGGCTTATTGCAGGCTTTATATTGCTAGTCTTAGAGCTGTTTGTCGCCGGTGTCTATCTTATGTGGTTTGGCTTAGCAGCCATTGCAACAGCAATTGTTGTTTGGTTGTTAGAAGGTCATTTTCCAATTTTTGCAATGTGGCAAACACAGCTTTTTATATTCATTATTTTTTCAGTCATCACCGTATTAATCGGTGTCAAGCTTAACCAAAAAAGCAAAATGACTGATGCACCATTTTTAAATAATCGCACTGAAGAATTAATTGGCTACGTCTCCACCCTTGAAGAACCAATCATCAATGGCAAAGGCCGTTTGAGAATCGGCGATTCATTATGGAATATTATTGGGCCTGATCTGCCTCAAGGCACCACTGTGCGAATAAAATCTTATCAAAATGGATTTTTTGAAGTTGAAAGCATTAACTAG
- a CDS encoding spore coat U domain-containing protein: MNSNGATLKKKASCYGLVATLFSSMLVFSIHNDAYAQNAWQSGRMVCKLNGSSVIDFGDISGLLIKQGRADSDLKPTCSSDFYQMANNSWFASGSVCVGIESLESGQSADPRYLYLDGNPASEHKLMYNYYLNNLDVGARVGDGVQVPGVSLSTQEPWRGTGTPSGPMNVSLWFNLFAVFNFNQPNLPAGKYSNQYKVTLRSGAGGGSVGGRTSCANFPDISEPVTITVTAQVLPSCQFRIKRHINFGMHTRLNANIVAYGELGVVCNLNASYEIKLDGGRNKSTTDRRMSKFSTGAVFDDTKTIAYDLYLPNTQMIWGNTEGVDTYKGTATGAEQTIRIDGKINPKGNFSPEVGNYRDNVVATIVY; encoded by the coding sequence ATGAATTCAAATGGGGCTACACTAAAAAAGAAAGCTTCTTGTTATGGTTTAGTGGCTACTTTATTTTCTTCTATGTTAGTTTTCTCTATTCATAATGATGCTTATGCGCAAAATGCGTGGCAATCTGGTAGGATGGTGTGTAAACTGAATGGATCTTCAGTTATTGATTTTGGTGATATTAGCGGCTTATTAATTAAACAGGGTAGAGCTGATAGTGATCTTAAACCCACCTGTTCTAGTGATTTTTATCAAATGGCTAATAATTCATGGTTTGCTTCCGGTTCGGTTTGTGTCGGGATTGAATCGCTGGAAAGCGGACAGAGTGCTGATCCTAGGTATCTTTATCTTGATGGCAATCCTGCGTCAGAACATAAACTTATGTATAATTATTATTTAAATAATCTAGATGTTGGCGCTAGAGTAGGTGACGGGGTTCAGGTGCCAGGAGTTTCCTTATCTACTCAAGAACCATGGCGGGGGACGGGGACTCCGTCAGGGCCTATGAATGTTAGTTTGTGGTTTAATTTATTCGCAGTTTTTAATTTTAATCAACCTAATCTACCTGCCGGAAAGTATTCCAATCAATATAAAGTTACGCTGCGTTCAGGTGCTGGTGGTGGAAGCGTGGGTGGAAGAACTTCATGTGCAAATTTTCCCGATATATCGGAACCCGTTACAATTACCGTTACTGCTCAGGTATTACCGTCATGTCAATTTAGAATTAAACGCCACATTAACTTTGGTATGCATACGCGATTAAACGCGAACATCGTTGCTTATGGTGAATTGGGGGTAGTGTGTAATCTAAATGCATCCTATGAGATAAAGTTGGATGGTGGGCGAAACAAAAGTACTACCGATCGTCGCATGTCTAAATTTTCAACGGGAGCTGTTTTTGATGACACAAAGACAATTGCCTATGATTTATATTTACCTAATACACAAATGATTTGGGGAAATACTGAGGGTGTTGATACCTATAAGGGGACCGCAACCGGGGCTGAACAGACAATAAGAATTGATGGTAAGATAAATCCAAAAGGAAATTTTTCGCCTGAAGTTGGGAATTATCGTGATAATGTTGTTGCAACAATTGTCTATTAG
- a CDS encoding sigma-54 dependent transcriptional regulator, producing the protein MVSTILVAMEDLGRRQRISKLLINQGYRIIEASSGYHTLDLLRRRPNIILALLDLQMSDINGLDFIDTLRTAGIRSPIIIVSYKDESRDLARAIESGANDFIIDPFSDIRLMVTIKNTMQRAAIEREIKSMHRCFEGNLHFSDLVVNSLAMQTTVMVAKDIVEHEHNVIITGEQGTGRNSIATIIHRESGYESATLRNIQCRYSLNHEEYAEDWKRNVERALDNFSNGTLLFLNIESLTQKAQDFLYDRLIKLGVENNHHIRLIATTTPEINEILAEGQFHKKLYKLFAQRQLSIPPLRNRREDITDIAKNLLIHIITETGYSHVSGLSNSAINFLSQYDWPDNILELDRILFRAVLLSSGPLLSIADFPQLVKGEVSEPESKEQTKGSGSDDFFFDKTGHICSLDALERMVIKTAMTRYQGRISEVARRLKIGRSTLYRKLVELEIDTENSYM; encoded by the coding sequence ATGGTTAGTACAATTTTAGTTGCCATGGAAGACTTAGGTCGTAGGCAACGTATTTCCAAGTTGCTGATTAATCAGGGGTACCGCATAATCGAAGCGAGTAGTGGTTATCATACATTAGACTTGCTTCGAAGACGTCCCAATATTATTTTAGCACTATTAGATTTGCAGATGTCCGATATTAATGGATTAGATTTCATTGATACACTAAGGACGGCTGGAATCCGCTCACCGATCATTATTGTGTCCTACAAGGATGAAAGCAGAGATTTAGCACGTGCGATCGAGTCTGGTGCAAATGATTTTATCATTGATCCGTTTTCTGACATACGCCTTATGGTGACGATAAAAAATACTATGCAACGTGCTGCTATAGAGCGCGAGATTAAAAGCATGCATAGATGCTTTGAAGGCAATCTGCACTTTTCGGATCTGGTGGTGAACAGCCTTGCTATGCAGACCACAGTCATGGTGGCAAAAGACATTGTCGAACACGAACACAATGTCATAATAACCGGAGAACAAGGGACAGGTAGAAATAGTATTGCAACTATAATACATAGGGAAAGCGGGTATGAAAGTGCAACTTTGCGTAATATTCAATGCCGCTACTCTTTAAACCATGAAGAATATGCAGAGGATTGGAAACGCAACGTTGAAAGAGCACTCGATAATTTTTCAAACGGGACACTACTTTTCCTCAACATTGAAAGCCTTACACAAAAGGCGCAAGATTTTCTTTATGATCGGTTAATTAAACTCGGCGTCGAAAATAATCACCATATACGATTGATTGCGACGACAACCCCTGAAATAAATGAAATATTAGCAGAGGGGCAATTTCACAAGAAACTATATAAACTATTCGCGCAAAGACAATTGTCCATACCTCCACTTAGAAATCGACGAGAAGATATAACCGATATTGCAAAAAACCTTTTAATTCATATTATAACAGAGACAGGCTATTCGCATGTTTCTGGACTATCAAATTCGGCTATCAATTTTCTATCGCAATATGATTGGCCCGATAATATTCTCGAGTTAGATAGAATATTGTTTCGCGCCGTACTTCTAAGCTCTGGGCCCCTTTTATCCATTGCTGATTTCCCGCAACTTGTGAAAGGCGAAGTTTCAGAACCCGAAAGCAAAGAGCAAACCAAAGGCTCCGGTTCTGATGATTTTTTCTTTGATAAAACTGGTCATATTTGCTCTCTCGATGCACTTGAACGCATGGTAATAAAAACCGCTATGACACGCTATCAAGGACGTATTAGCGAAGTAGCACGCCGTTTAAAAATTGGTAGATCGACTCTCTATCGAAAGTTAGTAGAGCTAGAGATTGATACCGAAAATAGTTATATGTAG